A stretch of DNA from Halobacillus litoralis:
TTTGTCAGATGGAAGATATCAGGGTATGTCTCTTGGATGGTGTCTGCCAAATCATTGGCGATTTTTACGCCGTATTTCAATCGGTAATAGGTGGGCTTGATGTGAGAAATCAGGTTTTCTGCAAGCCCTTCCTTATCATCGAACACCACGCAGGAATACAGTTGGAAATCGTGGATCATCTGGTAAACGACTTCTTTCAACCCGGATAATTCCCGTTCGGAATATCGGCTGAAGTCATCATGTTGAACTTTTGAACCTAATAGATTCATAGTAATGAAACAAACTTCATCCTCAGGAAAATCGATTTCCCACCATCCTTCAAGGGCGTTTGTAATGAGTAAAGCCCCCTGGTGAGCTTTGGTCTGTTTGAGGACTTGCTTTTCTTCTGTTTGTACGGTGATATACTTCTCATCATCAATTCGCTTTTTTATCATCAATAATTGGAAGCAAAGGATTTCTACCATTTCATCTGTAAGTGTCAATCCCAATTCCTTTTCGGCTTCAAAAAGGATCCTTTTCACTTTGCGCCTCTGTTCTGTTTCATGGGACCAAGTGTCGGATTCCGGCTGAATCATCTGATGAACCTTATTTCTGACGTTTTGCCAGTCGGGTTGTGAGAATATGGTAGCGAGAATATTGGAAAGCACCGTTCTCTTTATATCCTCAGGGCCATTCAATCGGTAACCGATGTTTCTTTTGTAATAAAGATCGAGGCCTACATCTGTAAAGTCCTGCCGGATGGTTTTAATCATTTTGGCGATGGTCCCCCGGCTCATGCTGGTCAGGTCCATAAAATGCTGCATCGTTGCTTCGTGTTCTTCCAGTAGGATTTTTGCTTTGATGAGAATCTCGCGTTCCTGCCTGGATAGTTGGTACTGCCAGTCATCAAAGCTCTCCTCCTGATTGTCCTTCAGGTGGGCTTTCGATGAATGAGGTAAAAACAATCCCTTTCCATGCTTGCTTTGAATCGGATCCAGGTTCTGGGCAAGCAGCCAACTATTGATTTGATCAATATCATAGTAGATGGTCCGCTGGGACACTTTCATTTTTTCGACTAGATCCTTTGTGGGAATGGGATTGGTTGTTTGTTGAATCATAGATAGTAAGTGCGCGCGTCTTTTATCCAATACCATGGGGATCCCCCTTGTTCGAACTTATTGGTGCATTTTTGCAAAAATATAAACTTTGGTTTGTTTTGATGATCATCTTGTGAGTTTAGTATAACCGCTTTCACTTGGTTATGTAAGGGGTTTCAGTGTGTGGTTTTTGTATTTGTTATTTTTGCAAAAATGAACAGTGGGGAAATGAGTGTATGGATGGGGGCTTTTTTAGATTGGGCAAGTACCGGAAGGGAAGGGTTCTTAAATTGAAAAAAGTCCTTTTTCGGAAGGACTTTTTTCAATTTCTATTATAAAAAGAAAGACAAACCAAAATAGAGGACAGAAGCGAATCCGGCCGCAATGAGAGCCGGCTTCAGCTTGAATTTTGCATATTTAATCGGATTCAAATTCAAAATTCCAGCTGTCGTATTCGTATCATCACTTAAAGGAGATGCGAAAGCTCCGAATGTTCCACTGGCAAAGACAGCTCCGATGACAATGGGCAGTGAACTTCCGGCTACAGTGGCGATCGATATTCCAACAGGCATAAGAATTCCCCACGTGCCCCAGGAAGACCCGATGAAATAAGATAGCCCGCAGCCGACTACAAATAGGATAACGGCTACAAATCCTGCGGGGATCCAATCAAAGGACTTAGAAATGGTATCTGCAAATTTTAATGCTTCGGATCCGCTGCTTAACCCCCATACCATGGCAAGAAGAACGATGACGCTCATCATTTCGTTTCCTCCATCGACGAGGGTATTCATCATTTTCCTAAGCTTCTCGTTACGAAATTTTAAATAAACGACAAATCCAATTAAGGTAAGGACAACAGCCAGCACCATAGCATCAAGAACGTTGGCATTGATCAGAGCACCAAACCCTGATTTTCCATCTCTGATTCCGACCATATACATAAGAAAGAACGTCAGGACGATGACACTGATCAACGGAACAATTAAATGCCATGGTTGAGCAGGAAGGTTTTTTGTAACCGCTGGGTGGCAGTCTTCCCACTGATCATCATCTTCCTTTTTTTCCTGATCCATGTTTTCTGCATCGGTTGCAGGCTTTTTGTTTTTATGGAAAAAACTCATGTAGAAACCGACAGCCAACATGGAAAAGGCGAAGAAATTGAACGGGATGCTGCTTATATATAAGGAATAAGCGTCTCCTTCCGTGTTCGCTTGCTGCAAGGATAGTTCAATAACTGAAGTCATATATCCAACAAATGCTGTGGCAATTGGAATTAAGACAACGAGGGGAGAGGCTGTCGTTTCAATGACGAAACCAAGCTCTTGTTTTGTCATCGGAATGTTCTTTCTCAATGCCTTCATCACAGGTCCGATCGTAACGATCCGGAAGCTTGGAGCACTGAAGGTTCCTAAAGAAGACAACCAGGTGAGGATAAATGCGCCTTTCTTATGGTCGATTCTCTCTGTTGCTTCTTTGACGAACCCTTTGATCCCGCCTGACATTTTTACAAGTCCGATTAAAGCGGAGAAGGCATATAGAAAAAGGATGATCTTCAAGTTGGCTTCATCTCTCAATCCTTCAATGATGAACCCTAAGGCCGTCATCATTCCGCCCAGCCAGTGCGGGTCGATAATGTAACCAGCCACGACAACAGCGAATAATAGACTGGGAATGACTTGTTTGGTCCATATAGCCGCAATGATGACCACAATAAAAGGAATGACAGAAATCCAACCCATAAACATATCCCTCGCTTTTCTAGAGTGCTTCCTTTAGCTTGTGTGTGTTTTGCCAGGATATTCTTGTGTCGTAAAAAAGGAGTCGGAGCGTGGAAAGCGAATATAGGGGGTAGAGCTTTTTACAGAGGAGGATACCTATGGCTTTTATGAATCAATCTGTGATCATTGGAAAATCTGTAGAAGAAGTTTTTTCGATGGCGACGGATTTCAACAACAGCCCTAAAATTATGGATACAGTCATCGATGTACAACTATTGAGTGAAGGACCTGTCAAAGAAGGATACAGGTTCCCCAGGAAACTCGAGAAATCAGAGGGAGAAAAGCTCGTTCTATCATTGAGGTCACCGACTTTGATCCCAATCGTAAATACTCTGTCCGCAGTCATCAGCATGGATTGGATTTACGGTATCATTATGAGTTCGTACAAACTTCGGAAGGAACAAGGGTAGACTTCCAAGGGGAGCTTTACACGGAAGGCTTACGAAACAAATTGATGAAACCGCTCATCAAGCAGATTATCAAAAAAGAAGATCAAGACCATCTTCAGCATTTGAAGAAGTTTATCGAATCTTCTTCTTATGGTGGTATAATAAGAATAAGCTATGGATCATGTATGAAAGGCCTCTCCATTATCCAATATGGAAAGAGGTCTATTTTTTATATACAAAACTCCCTCTTCAACTAAATGATTGTAGAAGACTCGATCACAAGAAGTTTCGGGGTTCGTTGCTTTGTTGAGCGTCAGGGGTGGCTGGGAAGCAACTCGCTTTCCTGTGGGGGAGAGCCGATCTTCCTCGGGCTACCGCCCTGCGGGATCTCGCCTATCTCCTTTCTCCCACGGGAGTCTCGCAGCTTCCCAGCCACCCCATTCCAAGAAGGTGAGAAACGAACCCCTCTACTGTGGAAGGGTGCCTTCCACTATCCTGGTGTTATAAGCGTAAAGCGCTCTATAGCAAGATTTTCACATTCAAAGTAGCGCCCTTAGGAGTTCATTCTCCTCCAATTACCAAGTGGATAAAAAGCCGATTATTCCGAAAGTGGTTTCGAAATATTGATATGGCAAAGGGGCGGAGGGGAATGGCGAGACTCCTGCGGGAAAAAAGTGTATGGTGAGACCCCACAGGACGCAGTCCGAGGAGGCTCACCGCACTCCCGCGGAAAGCGAGCTATTCCCCGCAGCCCCCACCCACTCAACAAAAGTCTCGAAACTGAGTCTTCCACAATCAGGAGCTTTAGTTGAAGGGCGGGGTGGGTAATAGAAGGGTATAGTAGGAATTTAAAGATATATGGAAAGGAAAGATTATAGATGACAGAGATCAATCAATCGTGGTTTGAGGAATTATCCCCATCTACGAAAGAGGCTTGGCAGGTTTCAGGATATGAGAGCTTAACGAAAGTTCAGGAACAGGCCATTCCTTTCATTTTACAAGGAACAGATGTGGTAGCTGAAGCTCCTACGGGCAGTGGGAAAACTCTGGCTTATTTACTCCCACTCATTGAAAAAGTAGATCCCGGACAGAAGCATACACAAGTGTTGATTATGGCTTCTTCTCATGAATTAGTTATGCAGATTCATCAGGAAGTCCAGACTTGGACGAAAGGAAGCGGCATCACCAGCATGACGATGATTGGTGGAGCGAATATCAAGAGGCAGATGGACAAGCTGAAGAAAAAGCCGCACATCGTAGTCGGTACACCAGGTCGTGTGTATGAATTGATACAGAAGAAAAAACTGAAGGCGCATGAAATCAAAGCCGTCATTATGGACGAAGCAGATCAACTACTTGTTCCAGAACACATCCATACAGTGGAAGATGTGTTGAAAAGTACGATGCGTGATACGCAAACGTTGCTGTTTTCCGCAACATTGCCTGATGAGGTCATTGAAATAGCTCAAACTTTCATGGATGAAGAGGCAGAAGTGATCCGGGTTACAGAAGAACTAAAAAAACCGGATGTGACTCATACCTATATTGTTTGTGAAGACAGAGATAAAATCGAGACACTGAGAAAACTGGCGCGTATGGAAGCATTCAAAGGTCTTGCGTTCATGCAGGATATTGCCAAGTTGAACGTCATGGCAGAGAAGCTTACGTACAAACACCTGGATATTGGTTTGTTGCACAGTGATGCCAAAAAAGAACAACGGGCGAAGGCGATTAAGGAATTCCGAAAAGGGGAATATCCATTACTACTTGCAACAGATGTGGCTGCAAGAGGGCTGGATATTATAGAAATCAACCATATCATTAACCTTGATGTTCCTAAAGATGTGACTTCCTATATTCACCGTGCAGGCCGGACCGGTCGAATTGGTTCTCAAGAAGGAACGGTGGTTTCCCTAGTGAACCCTGTCGAAGAGAAACGTTTGAAGAAGTTTGCGCGTGATTTGGAGCTGCCCCTCCATAAAGCAGAGATTTACAAAGGGAAATTAAGATTAAGATTCTCCCAACGTTAAATATTGCCGTTTGCCTTCGGAGCGATGCCATGGAATACTGGAAGAGAGTACTTCTAGCGTGAAGTGAGGAGAGAATCGATATGATTAAAAAGTTCTTTCTCTTTCTTGTGGCCTTGTTTGTTATCATCGTCATTGCGACACCAGTGTCTGCCCAGGACTTTTGGAAAGAAGGCCCGCGGGCTTCCTATGAGAGAGTATCGCAACATGTGCAGGGCTTAGTAGAGAATACAGATATAAAAAACGAGTTTCAAAATTTTGCAGTAGATGTCCAGTCGTTCTTTAAGTTCCTTGAAGATGTGGAATGGAAATACCCCGATGCACCTCCTGAAGAGCAAGCAGCTTCAGATTCCCCGACTGAACGGGTATCAGAGGACTCGCTCTCTGGATATGAATTGAAAGAATTCGAACAAGAGGTTGTTGCCTTGGTCAATAAAGAGCGGGAAGAGCGGGGACTCGAGCCATTACAAACGCATAATCGTTTGAGCGCATTAGCCAATGTGAAGTCACAGGATATGGCGGACAAACGGTATTTCAGCCATACCTCACCGACCTACGGCTCGCCATTTGATATGATGGACGAGTTTGATTTCCGTTACCAGGCAGCAGGAGAAAACATTGCCGCCGGTCAACGAACCCCCGAAGAAGTCGTTGAAGGTTGGATGAACAGTGACGGGCATAGAGCCAACATCCTACATGAAGACTTCACCCATATAGGTGTAGGATACATGGAGGGGGGCAGGACCTTATAAAAGATACTGGACACAATTATTCATGACCCCTCGTTAATTAATGGAAAAGCCGGATTCCCCATCACAGGAATCCGGCTTTTTTATCTTTTTCCTGCAGGTCAGAAATGGTTGGAGTTTAGTTTTTGGAGACGGATTTGAAGTATCCTTTGACGTTTAAAGGGTCAGTATCTTTCTCGGCATCGGCCCACTCCATGATTAAGGAAAACAACTGGATGAGCATGATCATCACCCCTGTGTATAAAAAGCCCTCAGACTGTTCCCTTCCGCTGAAGTAGAAAGAAGCTTCATGATAAAGCACAAATAATAAAGATGTCAGCAATAAATAAAGAAAGCGTCTCATGTAGTTTTGAAGCTGTATGAAAGAGCATTGCAGCAAGAGGGGTGCCCAGTAAATGATAGATCCGAAACCTAAAAGGAGCAGATGAACAATCCCGCTTAGTGGAAGGTGAAAAGCCAAATCGAAGCTTGCAAGTGCACCCACTACGAAGATGGTTGAACTTAAAACCGGGCGGCGACTTACTTTTATGACCCAGCGGAGACTGGAACGGAACCAAAGTTGCTTAAAATTTGCATAAAGGATTAAAGCAGGGGCTAATCCAAAGCAAATGATACTCCTGACATATTGAAAAGGGGTGGGCGATAAAAGGTAATGGATCGCCAGAGCAGCGAGGATAAATAGGGAATAAAGAAGGAATGTAAGAACGAAATTTTTATAAACCTTCATTTGGGGCTCATCTCCTGAAAGTTTTCGATTCATTTACCCTCCCCATCTTTTAATAAACCTATGTAGAAAAAAATTTCCATCAGAGTACATAAAATTAAAATCTGGAAGTTTGCTTTGTTGATCGATGAGAGTATGGTGAATGATTAAGAAAAATTTAAAAAATCTGTCTACAAATGGAAGAGAGTGATGAACTAGTGTTATAATTTTTAAGTTAAACATTAGTTTCTAGTTCTTTTCACCTTTATTATTAACAGGAAAGAAGTGCTTATATATGAATGCTATCCATTCCTTGATTAACCAACCAGCGATTCTTAAAAACTTATTTCATCATCTTAGTGACGCGGTAGCCATCATTCAAAAGGCAAAAGGGAAGGTGATCTTCACCTACATCAATGCAACGATGAAGCGGGCATATGGAGACCTGGAAGGGTGTGCTCTAGATGACCTTTATTGTGAGGCAAAACGAAACCATATTGAGGAAACGATGGAAAGGGCAGAGAATTGTCGTGATACTTTAGTTGAGAGCTCTAACCTTTATCCTAATCCGTTTCAAATCCCGTATGCTATACAATCTGTAGAACTTCAGGATACTTACTTTTTATACATAAAAATGGGGTCTACCCAAACGATGAAGCTGATTGAAGAAAAAGAACGTCAACGCGTAGAAAGTGAAAGCCGTTATGAATCGGTAGTTGAAACTTCTCCGGACTCAATTTTTCTGCATGATGAAGAAGATCGGATCATTTATGTGAATCAAGCAGGATTGGATTTGCTGGGAGCGGAAAAAGCCGTAGAGTTAATAGGGCGGGATATAAAAAAATTCCTCTACAATGAACCGTATGAAGATGCACGCGAACGTCTGAATACGTTATTGTCGGGCGGATATGTAAAAGGTCCGATTGAACGCCAAATTCAAAAATTGGATGGATCGATCATGGATGTCGAGTTGCATGGAGGTCTTGTGGAATATCATCAAATCAAAGCCGTCCAGACGATTTGCCGCAACATTTCAGAACGAAGAAAACAGCAGCATCAATTAAAAGAGATGGCATATCATGACCAATTGACAAACATTCCGAACAGGCGGTACTTTTTTAAAAAGTTGGAGGATGAGCTGAAGCGGGTAGATCAACAAGCATCGATTTTTGCCTTATTGTTCTTTGACCTGGATAATTTCAAACAAATCAACGATCGCTATGGACATCAAATCGGCGATGAATTACTTGTCATCTTTACTAAGCGTCTCAGTCAGGGGTTAAGGAAAACGGATACGCTCTCTCGTCTGGGTGGCGATGAATTTGTTATTCTTTTATCAGACCTAGCTGACACCAATCATCCTCGTAAAGTGGCGGATCGAATGCTGGAGCGTGTGCTCCAACCGATCCAACTGCAAGGGTGTGAGGTCGAAATCAGTGTGTCGATTGGAGTTTCCATTTATCCTGAACATGGGATGGATCAGGGAGAACTTCTTACCAAAGCAGATCGAGCACTATACAAGGCGAAAGAAAATGGGAGAAGTTGTGTTTCGGTTTATACTTATGGTTCATGAAAGGAGAATCAGCCTTGGAAATTCAAGAGCTTCATCAGTTTGATGCCATTGCATTAAAAGCGAAACTAGAAAGCAGAGAATTGAACATATCGGAAGTCATTCATCACTATAAAGCAGTCATGGAACGTAAGAATCCTGAATTAAATGCTGTTGTCCACTACATAAATGAACCTGTCAATACAGACGGATATTTTCGGGGGCTTCCTTTTCTTATCAAAGATTTGAATGCTGTGGAAGGCCATCCGTTGTCCTACGGTTCTAAGATGATGGAAGGTTTTGAGGCGAGTGGGGATGATGAAATCGTCAAACGCTTCAGAAGGGGAGGGCTTACCTTTATTGGGAAAAGCAATACACCTGAGTTCGGCTTCACGCCTGCTACGGAATCTGTCCATTTAGGGTTTACGAAAAACCCGTGGAACAAGAAGTATTCACCTGGAGGTTCAAGTGGAGGAGCAGCAGCTGCTGTTGCATCCGGTATGGTTCCTTTTGCACATGCCAGCGACGGAGGAGGGTCGATTCGAATCCCTGCTTCCAACTGTGGTTTGTTCGGGTTGAAACCGACGAGGGGAAGGACACCGTTTTCCATGCATTTGAACAGTCTTGCCGTCAGCCATGGGGTAACAAAATCAGTAAGAGACAGCGCTGCACTTCTTGATCTACTGGAAGGACCGCAAACAGGTGATCTGTTTGCAACCCCAGCAAAAGAGGACCCTTATGCCGGAATCTCTCATGAGGATCTCGGCTCATTGAAAATTGCTTATATGGCAGACTTCGGAGAACGGATGCCTATCCAAGAAGGTGTGCAATATGCCATTCGTAATACGGCGGAGCTTTGTGAATCGCTCGGCCATGAAGTAGAAGTTGCTTATCCGGATTTTGACCTCCATCGCTTCATGGATGCGTTCGTTACCGTATGGGTCGTTGGTGGCGCATTGGCTGTCAAAGGGGCAGCAAAAATGAATGGGATCAAGCCTAATGATCAGAATTTGGAGAAATTGCTTTCGACCTTGATCAAAAAAGCGGAAGGCTACACCGCAATGGAATACGAGCAAGCGCGTATGTTCCTAGCTACTGAAAGTGTGAAATTCCACTCGTTCTTTGATCAGTATGATGTGCTCTTACATCCCGTCAATTCCAAGTCCGCTTTACCTCTAGGTTGTTACAATGGAGAAGAAAAAACGATCGATGAGATATTGGCTGTGTCTGCTGACTATGCCCATCTTTCACCTGTAGCAAACGTAACAGGACAGCCGGCGATGAGTGTTCCTCTCTATTGGAATGAAGAAAATGTTCCCATTGGTTCTCATTTCACCGGAAGATTTGGTGATGAACGAACCCTGTTGAAGTTGGCCTCCCAGCTTGAAGAAGCACGCCCCTGGTGGCACAAGTATAACGAAATCATCTAAAAGAACCAGAAGTCCCTGCAAGGGGATTTCTGGTTCTTTACTTTTGTCCCTTATTAAATAATTAGGCAGGATTGTGGAAGACTCAGTTTCGAGACGTTTCTGGGGTCGTTGCTGTGTGTAGCGTTAGGGGTGGATGGGAAGCTACTCGCTTTCCTGTGGGGGGAGTGCCGAGCTTCCTCGGGCTAACGCCCTGCGGGATCTCGCCTATCTCCTTTCTCCCACGGGAGTCTCGCAGCTTCCCATCCACCCCATTCGATGAAGGGATAACGAACCCCTGTACCAAGTTGGAAGGTTTCCCGTTATCCCGGTTGTTGTAAGCATAAAACGCTCTGTATCAAGCTTTCAGGATTAAATATCTCGGTGTGGGAGTATTATACTTATACTCCCATCAAACTGAATAGCTGATTATTCAGTAAGTGGTTTCGAGATACTTATATAGCAAAGGGGCGGAGGGGAATGGCGAGACTCCTGCGGGAAAAAAGTGCAGGGCGAGACCCCACAGGATGAAGTCCGAGGAGGCTCACCGCGCTCCCGCGGAAAGCGAGCTATTCCCCTCCGCCCCCATCCACTCAACAAAAGTCTCGAAACTGAGTCTTCAAGAATAGGGAGTGTTCGTTAGAAATGTTTGTGGAGCCAGTTGATCGCTGCTTTTTCAACCTGGTCCAGGTAACCTTCGAAGCTGTGGGGGGCTCCTTCAATGATCGTCAACTGCGAGGAAGGCGGGAGCCATTTCATTCCTTTTTGGGTCAAAGGCAGCAAAATTTCTTCTTCTCCCTGATCCCCATGCACAATCAGGACAGGGCATTTGATGGAGGACAACAGCACCTCCTGATCTACTTGTTCAAAGTCTGCTAACATCTGTTTTGATATGACAATCTCTTCACGATAAGGGTCTTGCACGGGTTGTTTCAAATAACCAGTTTCTTTTAGTTCCTCTAGTTGAGAGGAAGTGAATTCTTCTGTCCAATCGTATGTAACGGGACCGGTCCCTGCTCCTGTAAGAATCATAGTTTTAATATAAGTAGGTTGATAGCTTTCCAGGCAGACGCGTGCTCCTAAACTGTGACCGTAAAGAGCGATTTCAGTAAATTCCCTGGAAACGGCATCATCAATGGCAGCTGTAAGATCGCTGATCTCAGCTTCAAGGCTTAACGGGCGGTCTTCACTTTCTCCACAACCACCAAAATCGAAGCGCATCACATGGTACCCGAGGTGTTGGAAATGTTCTGCAAAGCGATCAAATCGACCGCGTGATGAGCGATTGGAACGAAATCCGTGGCACATGATGATCAGTTTGTCATTTGTCCCCTTTTGAATAACCCCTCTTAGTTTCAATCCTTGGTTATTCCGAAAAGTAATCTTCTCCATTTCCTTACCTCCAAAGCTTCCTTAACAGTTTACCATAAAATGGTGAATGCAAGTTTTAAATTTGAAAGTAATTAAAATTTCTTTTTAAAGTAAAAGTTATTGCTTTTAAAGGTAATTTTCATTACTGTATAAAGTAACAAAGGAGGTAAATGATGGAATCTATTCACTTGAATGTTGCGCTTTTAAGAAGACGAGTGCCGAACTTAACGAAAGCGGCAAGGTCTGTGGGGTTAAGGCCTGCAACAGTTTCGAATCTTTGTACAGGTAAAATTGCGTTGGGAAGAACCGAAGTACGAACATTGGTTGCTTTGGCAAGCTTAGCGGAATGCAGTGTGGATGAATTGATTATCAGAGGGGAGAAATTCGAAATGATCGAAACGGGAATCAAGACGATCGACTTGTTCGCGCCATTGGCTAAAGGGGGAACCGCTGGTTTAGTAGCCAGACCGGGTATGGGGCAGCTGGTGGTTTTAGCGGAAATCTTTCATCGGTTGAAGAAAGAAGGATACTCTATCGTTATGCTTCAGCCGGAAGGAGATCATCCGGAGGTTTCGGACATTACGGCTGATGTAGATTCCATCCACCTCTCCATAGACGAAGCGGAGAAGGCAGTTGTTCAAGCGTCCAAAACTCATGAAGTTATTTTCGTATCCGATCGTTCTCATGTGCAGAAGGGAAGTATTTATCGACTTCAGGAAAAATGGGCAGGGGAGGCGTCCGTTACTACATTTCTCGTGGATTTGAAAGGAGAAGCTGTGGATGAAGATTTGCCTTATGGGCCTCTTGAGACCTTATGGCAATTTGATATGGATCTATCTGCACGGCATATGTATCCCGCGATCCATCCGATCTACTCCACCTCTTCCGTTTTGGAAGGTGCCAACTTGGATCAGGAACATTTTTCAATCCAACAAAAAGCTCAAAAACTGTTGCGGCGGTACCGTGAATTGAAATCTATCGTCCGTGCGAGCGGCATGGATCCTTTGTCAGATGCAGATACTCAGCTGTTTAAGCGTGGAGAGAAATTGGAGTCTTACCTAACGCAGCCATTTTTTGTAGCTGAGACATTTACAGGTGTGAAAGGGGCTCATGTCCCAATTAAAAAGATGCTTGCAGACGTAAGGAAAATTACGGATGGGGGCTACGATCACAAAGGAGTCGACGAATTCTCTATGATCGGCAGCATTGATTAAAATTGAAATATTTGGAGGATAAGACAGTAGTACACAGGAGAATATAGAGAAGAAAAAAATTTTCATAAAAAAACGTTTACATGAAAAAAGACAGTTTCAGCTATAAATCACCGGGGAATCTCCTGAAAACGTTCGAAATAAAAACAACTTTTCAGGAGGTACCCACATGACAAAGGGAAAAAGTATACATGCACTAATTATTCTTATGTTTACCCAATTTATTTCGGGTGGTGTAACCAATACAAAAGGAATAGTACTGGATCAAGTAGAAAAGGACCTGGGCCTCGATATGAGCCAATTCGGTCTGGTCGTTTTCATTTTCCAACTTGGATTTACGCTTGCGAGTGTCCTCATCGGTTACTATACCGATAAGAAAGGCTTACGGACGATGACCATCATTGGATCCATTATTATGGGCCTTGGCTTTCTTGGTACGGGACTTGCGCCTAATATTATGTTCTTCTTAGGTTTCTATATGATTGTCGGGTTTGGTTTAGGGGCTCTTGGTGTTGCTTCTAACGCAATCGTTCCTGCAGCTTACCCGAAGAAGCAAAATCAGATGTTCAACTTTGCGATGGGTGTTTACGGATTAGGTATGGTGCTATTTCCGCAGTTCCTAAACTATATGTTCCAATTTGCATCGTGGCGCTATTTTTATATAGGAATTGCAGTCAGTTTAGTAGCTGTGATCATCTATATAACCAGCGTAGCTTTTCCATCAGGGAAAGCAGAAAAAATCGACTTGAAAGCATTCATCCCTATGTTGAAAGACGCTCAATTTGTTTTTCTCATGATTTTTCTTGTCTTCCAAGTATCTGCGGAAGTATCGTTCATGAATTTCTTCCCGACGTACTTGAAGTCGCTTGATCTGGGCGGCATGTCAACGGCTGATAAAGAGGACATGGTAGCCACCATCTTGTCTGTCTTCTCCATCTTCTTCATGGCAGGACGTCTTGGTATCGCCTATTTGACCAATTGGATTAATGAGCGCATCATTTTAATTACGTTTTCTGCCGGCGCTTTGTTGATGGTCGGTGCTAGTTTCCTAGTTGCTGAGAATTTCCCTTACTTGTTCGCTGGGGCAGGGCTGTTCTTCTCGACATTGTTCCCGACTGCAACAGCATTTGGTACCCAGCTATCAAAAACAGGTGGATCAGCGCTTGGACTCATATATATCTCTGCAGGAATCGGTGGTGGTCTTGCGGGGTACATTGTCGGACTAGCTTCTGAAGCTTTCGGAATGGCCGGTGGTTTTAGTATCGTCATTG
This window harbors:
- a CDS encoding Na+/H+ antiporter NhaC family protein, translated to MGWISVIPFIVVIIAAIWTKQVIPSLLFAVVVAGYIIDPHWLGGMMTALGFIIEGLRDEANLKIILFLYAFSALIGLVKMSGGIKGFVKEATERIDHKKGAFILTWLSSLGTFSAPSFRIVTIGPVMKALRKNIPMTKQELGFVIETTASPLVVLIPIATAFVGYMTSVIELSLQQANTEGDAYSLYISSIPFNFFAFSMLAVGFYMSFFHKNKKPATDAENMDQEKKEDDDQWEDCHPAVTKNLPAQPWHLIVPLISVIVLTFFLMYMVGIRDGKSGFGALINANVLDAMVLAVVLTLIGFVVYLKFRNEKLRKMMNTLVDGGNEMMSVIVLLAMVWGLSSGSEALKFADTISKSFDWIPAGFVAVILFVVGCGLSYFIGSSWGTWGILMPVGISIATVAGSSLPIVIGAVFASGTFGAFASPLSDDTNTTAGILNLNPIKYAKFKLKPALIAAGFASVLYFGLSFFL
- a CDS encoding DEAD/DEAH box helicase; this encodes MTEINQSWFEELSPSTKEAWQVSGYESLTKVQEQAIPFILQGTDVVAEAPTGSGKTLAYLLPLIEKVDPGQKHTQVLIMASSHELVMQIHQEVQTWTKGSGITSMTMIGGANIKRQMDKLKKKPHIVVGTPGRVYELIQKKKLKAHEIKAVIMDEADQLLVPEHIHTVEDVLKSTMRDTQTLLFSATLPDEVIEIAQTFMDEEAEVIRVTEELKKPDVTHTYIVCEDRDKIETLRKLARMEAFKGLAFMQDIAKLNVMAEKLTYKHLDIGLLHSDAKKEQRAKAIKEFRKGEYPLLLATDVAARGLDIIEINHIINLDVPKDVTSYIHRAGRTGRIGSQEGTVVSLVNPVEEKRLKKFARDLELPLHKAEIYKGKLRLRFSQR
- a CDS encoding CAP domain-containing protein, which gives rise to MIKKFFLFLVALFVIIVIATPVSAQDFWKEGPRASYERVSQHVQGLVENTDIKNEFQNFAVDVQSFFKFLEDVEWKYPDAPPEEQAASDSPTERVSEDSLSGYELKEFEQEVVALVNKEREERGLEPLQTHNRLSALANVKSQDMADKRYFSHTSPTYGSPFDMMDEFDFRYQAAGENIAAGQRTPEEVVEGWMNSDGHRANILHEDFTHIGVGYMEGGRTL
- a CDS encoding sensor domain-containing diguanylate cyclase, yielding MNAIHSLINQPAILKNLFHHLSDAVAIIQKAKGKVIFTYINATMKRAYGDLEGCALDDLYCEAKRNHIEETMERAENCRDTLVESSNLYPNPFQIPYAIQSVELQDTYFLYIKMGSTQTMKLIEEKERQRVESESRYESVVETSPDSIFLHDEEDRIIYVNQAGLDLLGAEKAVELIGRDIKKFLYNEPYEDARERLNTLLSGGYVKGPIERQIQKLDGSIMDVELHGGLVEYHQIKAVQTICRNISERRKQQHQLKEMAYHDQLTNIPNRRYFFKKLEDELKRVDQQASIFALLFFDLDNFKQINDRYGHQIGDELLVIFTKRLSQGLRKTDTLSRLGGDEFVILLSDLADTNHPRKVADRMLERVLQPIQLQGCEVEISVSIGVSIYPEHGMDQGELLTKADRALYKAKENGRSCVSVYTYGS
- a CDS encoding amidase, with the translated sequence MEIQELHQFDAIALKAKLESRELNISEVIHHYKAVMERKNPELNAVVHYINEPVNTDGYFRGLPFLIKDLNAVEGHPLSYGSKMMEGFEASGDDEIVKRFRRGGLTFIGKSNTPEFGFTPATESVHLGFTKNPWNKKYSPGGSSGGAAAAVASGMVPFAHASDGGGSIRIPASNCGLFGLKPTRGRTPFSMHLNSLAVSHGVTKSVRDSAALLDLLEGPQTGDLFATPAKEDPYAGISHEDLGSLKIAYMADFGERMPIQEGVQYAIRNTAELCESLGHEVEVAYPDFDLHRFMDAFVTVWVVGGALAVKGAAKMNGIKPNDQNLEKLLSTLIKKAEGYTAMEYEQARMFLATESVKFHSFFDQYDVLLHPVNSKSALPLGCYNGEEKTIDEILAVSADYAHLSPVANVTGQPAMSVPLYWNEENVPIGSHFTGRFGDERTLLKLASQLEEARPWWHKYNEII
- a CDS encoding alpha/beta hydrolase, whose protein sequence is MEKITFRNNQGLKLRGVIQKGTNDKLIIMCHGFRSNRSSRGRFDRFAEHFQHLGYHVMRFDFGGCGESEDRPLSLEAEISDLTAAIDDAVSREFTEIALYGHSLGARVCLESYQPTYIKTMILTGAGTGPVTYDWTEEFTSSQLEELKETGYLKQPVQDPYREEIVISKQMLADFEQVDQEVLLSSIKCPVLIVHGDQGEEEILLPLTQKGMKWLPPSSQLTIIEGAPHSFEGYLDQVEKAAINWLHKHF